Proteins encoded by one window of Xanthomonas sp. DAR 80977:
- a CDS encoding LacI family DNA-binding transcriptional regulator, with protein sequence MRQKRPPGAGSARAAKAAPPKAAPAPDAVDGAGQAAPAAAGRDRQRVVTVTDIADAVGVSRATVSLVLRGSPLVHADTRARVEAELKRQRYVYNRGAANLRRRTSTSVALVINDLANPFFAEFAAGVDEALGEKGYVTLLGSTGESPARQQAVLGSLMEHTPAGVILSPAEGSDAAELHTVLDARANVLLFNRELAGADDWGFLGLDNQRGAQLATEHLIALGHRRIAFYGGHAASSSCRQRRAGHAQAMRNAGLPVDPAWLIESAPNRLEAAARHGELFAVAAPPSAAVCYNDTVALGLMLGLLARGIRPGQDFAVTGFDDIPEAAVSTPALTTLAAQPRARGRQAAQLVLAQLDDRAAPRRTIAPVRLSVRESSGAPIVPALA encoded by the coding sequence ATGCGCCAGAAGCGTCCACCCGGTGCCGGATCCGCGCGTGCGGCCAAGGCCGCCCCGCCCAAGGCGGCACCGGCGCCTGACGCGGTGGATGGCGCAGGGCAGGCCGCGCCTGCCGCCGCGGGGCGCGATCGCCAGCGCGTGGTGACCGTCACCGACATCGCCGATGCGGTCGGCGTCTCGCGCGCGACCGTGTCGCTGGTGCTGCGCGGCAGCCCGCTGGTCCATGCCGACACGCGCGCGCGGGTGGAAGCGGAGCTGAAGCGGCAGCGCTACGTCTACAACCGCGGCGCGGCCAATCTGCGCCGGCGCACCTCGACCAGCGTGGCGCTGGTCATCAACGACCTGGCCAATCCGTTCTTCGCCGAGTTCGCGGCCGGCGTGGACGAGGCGCTGGGCGAGAAAGGCTACGTGACCCTGCTCGGCAGCACCGGCGAGTCGCCCGCACGGCAGCAGGCGGTGCTGGGCTCGCTGATGGAGCACACGCCGGCGGGCGTGATCCTGTCGCCGGCCGAGGGCAGCGATGCCGCCGAGCTGCACACGGTGCTGGACGCGCGCGCGAACGTGCTGCTGTTCAACCGCGAACTCGCCGGCGCCGACGACTGGGGCTTCCTGGGCCTGGACAACCAGCGCGGCGCGCAACTGGCGACCGAGCACCTGATCGCGTTGGGCCACCGCCGTATCGCCTTCTACGGCGGTCATGCCGCGTCCAGTTCGTGCCGGCAGCGCCGCGCCGGCCACGCGCAGGCGATGCGCAACGCCGGGTTGCCGGTCGACCCGGCCTGGTTGATCGAGTCGGCGCCCAACCGCCTGGAAGCGGCCGCGCGCCACGGCGAACTGTTCGCCGTCGCGGCGCCGCCGAGCGCGGCGGTCTGCTACAACGACACGGTCGCGCTGGGCCTGATGCTGGGCCTGCTGGCGCGCGGCATCCGACCCGGCCAGGACTTCGCCGTCACCGGCTTCGACGACATCCCCGAAGCCGCGGTGAGCACGCCGGCGCTGACCACGCTCGCCGCGCAGCCGCGCGCGCGCGGCCGGCAAGCGGCGCAGCTGGTGCTCGCGCAACTGGACGACCGCGCCGCGCCGCGCAGGACGATCGCGCCGGTGCGCCTGTCGGTGCGCGAGAGCAGCGGAGCGCCGATCGTTCCCGCGCTCGCGTAG
- a CDS encoding DUF2231 domain-containing protein, whose translation MHLQTAARRSVVANALYGLLNPIPFGCFVAALIFDIVYARSGVILWTKAAAWLIAIGLVIAIVPRLINLTQVWITARRSALPAERLDFWLNLLAIVAAIFNSFVHSRDAYAVVPAGLWLSIATVALLAIGHVLIAIRTTPREGYVHG comes from the coding sequence ATGCATCTGCAGACTGCAGCGCGCCGTTCCGTGGTGGCCAACGCCCTCTACGGCCTGCTCAACCCCATCCCGTTCGGCTGCTTCGTCGCCGCGCTGATCTTCGACATCGTCTACGCCCGCAGCGGGGTGATCCTGTGGACCAAGGCGGCGGCCTGGCTGATCGCGATCGGCCTGGTCATCGCCATCGTGCCGCGCCTGATCAATCTGACCCAGGTCTGGATCACCGCGCGGCGTTCCGCGCTGCCGGCGGAACGGCTCGACTTCTGGTTGAACCTGCTCGCCATCGTCGCCGCCATCTTCAATTCCTTCGTGCACAGCCGCGATGCGTATGCGGTGGTCCCCGCGGGCCTCTGGCTCTCGATCGCCACGGTCGCGCTGCTGGCGATCGGGCACGTGCTCATCGCCATCCGCACCACGCCACGCGAGGGTTACGTCCATGGCTGA
- a CDS encoding PQQ-dependent sugar dehydrogenase: MAERLCTSAFALSCALALAACSGKASLEPTQQAGNAPPLPQARNFLLPPMQVPEGVGWKEGQAPTVAAGLKIEKIAGGLKHPRQLYVLPNDDVLVVEANSPGMEPVTTPKQLIAGLIQGRSGKSAKGGNRITLLRRTADGKWEQHAFLKGLHSPFGVQLIGDALYVANTDSIMKFPYVAGQTEITAAGTLFVDLPGTIEHHWTKALLASPDGRKLYVGVGSNSNIGENGLDVEYRRAAVLEVDVASASSRIFASGIRNPTGLQWEPHTGALWAIANERDEIGADLVPDYLTSVQDGGFYGWPYSYYGQNVDVQVKDQRPDLVAKAIKPDYALGSHVAALGLWFSRGETLPAKYREGAFVAEHGSWNRSPLSGYQVVYVPFRQGRPAGPPQTVVSGFHSQDQSQLFGAPVGLAQDRDGALLVADDVGNSIWRVSF, translated from the coding sequence ATGGCTGAGCGCCTTTGCACGTCCGCCTTCGCCCTGAGCTGCGCGCTGGCCCTGGCCGCCTGCAGCGGCAAGGCCTCGCTCGAACCGACCCAGCAGGCGGGCAACGCGCCGCCGTTGCCGCAGGCCCGCAACTTCCTGCTGCCGCCGATGCAGGTTCCCGAGGGCGTGGGCTGGAAGGAGGGGCAGGCGCCCACGGTGGCGGCGGGCCTGAAGATCGAGAAGATCGCCGGCGGCCTGAAGCATCCGCGCCAGCTGTACGTGCTGCCCAACGACGACGTGCTGGTGGTGGAGGCCAACTCGCCGGGCATGGAGCCGGTCACCACGCCCAAGCAGCTGATCGCCGGCCTGATCCAGGGCCGTTCCGGCAAGAGCGCCAAGGGCGGCAACCGCATCACCCTGCTGCGCAGGACCGCGGACGGCAAGTGGGAGCAGCATGCGTTCCTGAAGGGCCTGCACTCGCCGTTCGGCGTGCAGCTGATCGGCGATGCGCTGTACGTCGCCAACACCGACAGCATCATGAAGTTTCCCTACGTCGCGGGCCAGACCGAGATCACCGCGGCCGGCACGCTGTTCGTCGATCTCCCCGGCACGATCGAGCACCATTGGACCAAGGCGCTGCTGGCCAGCCCCGACGGACGCAAGCTGTACGTCGGCGTGGGCTCCAACAGCAACATCGGCGAGAACGGGCTGGACGTGGAGTACCGCCGCGCGGCCGTGCTGGAAGTGGATGTCGCCTCGGCCAGCAGCCGCATCTTCGCTTCCGGCATCCGCAATCCGACCGGACTGCAGTGGGAGCCGCACACCGGCGCGCTGTGGGCGATCGCCAACGAGCGCGACGAGATCGGCGCCGATCTGGTGCCCGACTACCTGACCTCGGTGCAGGACGGCGGATTCTACGGCTGGCCGTACAGCTATTACGGGCAGAACGTGGATGTGCAGGTCAAGGATCAGCGGCCGGACCTGGTGGCCAAGGCGATCAAGCCGGACTACGCGCTGGGCTCGCATGTGGCCGCGCTGGGCCTGTGGTTCTCCCGCGGCGAGACGCTGCCGGCGAAGTACCGCGAAGGCGCGTTCGTGGCCGAGCACGGCAGCTGGAACCGCTCGCCGCTCAGCGGCTACCAGGTGGTCTACGTGCCGTTCCGGCAGGGGCGGCCGGCCGGCCCGCCGCAGACCGTGGTCAGCGGCTTCCACTCGCAGGACCAGTCGCAGCTGTTCGGCGCCCCGGTCGGCCTGGCGCAGGACAGGGACGGCGCGCTGCTGGTCGCCGACGACGTCGGCAACAGCATCTGGCGCGTGAGTTTCTGA
- a CDS encoding MBL fold metallo-hydrolase, producing MANPYYAGPVSDHFDGVRFFNPGQPTIDNGLGKVLRWKAAMGTVPWPKHVPVHPAIPAPRHDRLRVTMVGHASLLIQVAGINLLTDPVWSQRASPSQIAGPKRVTAPGVSFADLPPIDAVLLSHNHYDHFDIATLRRLHEAHRPLFVMPLGNDILLRNSVPDARIATGDWHDRLPIGDAATATLTRANHWSSRGVRDRRMALWCGFFVETARGSIWFAGDTGYGDGAIFREIRARHGAPDVALIPIGAYAPRWFMAPQHVDPAEAVRIFQDTGARHALGIHWGTFQLTDEGREAPREELAHALRLAGIADARFVAAEPGQVFDFADPAA from the coding sequence ATGGCCAACCCCTACTACGCCGGCCCCGTCAGCGACCACTTCGATGGAGTGCGCTTCTTCAATCCGGGCCAGCCGACCATCGACAACGGCCTGGGCAAGGTGCTGCGCTGGAAAGCGGCCATGGGCACGGTGCCGTGGCCCAAGCACGTGCCGGTGCACCCCGCCATTCCCGCGCCGCGGCACGATCGCCTGCGCGTCACCATGGTCGGCCATGCCAGCTTGCTGATCCAGGTGGCCGGCATCAACCTGCTCACCGACCCGGTCTGGTCGCAACGCGCCAGTCCCTCGCAGATCGCCGGTCCGAAGCGGGTCACGGCTCCAGGCGTGAGCTTCGCGGACCTGCCGCCGATCGATGCGGTGCTGCTGAGCCACAACCACTACGACCACTTCGACATCGCCACCTTGCGCAGGCTGCACGAAGCGCATCGCCCGCTGTTCGTGATGCCGCTGGGCAACGACATCCTGCTGCGCAACAGCGTTCCCGATGCACGGATCGCCACCGGCGACTGGCACGATCGGCTGCCGATCGGCGACGCCGCGACGGCGACCCTCACCCGCGCCAACCATTGGTCCAGCCGCGGCGTGCGCGACCGCAGGATGGCGCTGTGGTGCGGCTTCTTCGTCGAGACCGCGCGCGGTTCGATCTGGTTCGCCGGCGATACCGGCTACGGCGATGGCGCCATCTTTCGCGAGATCCGCGCCAGGCACGGCGCGCCCGATGTGGCGTTGATCCCCATCGGCGCCTACGCGCCGCGCTGGTTCATGGCGCCGCAGCACGTCGATCCCGCCGAGGCCGTGCGCATCTTCCAGGACACCGGCGCCCGGCATGCCCTGGGCATCCACTGGGGCACCTTCCAACTCACCGACGAAGGCCGCGAAGCGCCGCGCGAGGAGCTGGCGCACGCGCTGCGCCTGGCGGGCATCGCCGATGCCAGGTTCGTCGCCGCCGAGCCCGGACAGGTGTTCGACTTCGCCGATCCCGCGGCGTAG
- a CDS encoding TetR/AcrR family transcriptional regulator — MTQPTPKWKRRKDDRPAEILSAALDAFAENGFAETKLADVAKRAGVAKGTLYLYFDNKQDLFAAAVRHGLLTNLAPIEQAAASFDGGLAELTTMLLSRAADRMGDPRLPAIVRMVIGESRAFPELARIWHAEAIDRVMSTVAGIIEKAQARGTAPPGDPKLYVLSIMGPMMMAMLFHQVFGSDSAHAPDLGALAEQHGRLLLHGIEPRAGEG; from the coding sequence ATGACGCAACCGACACCCAAATGGAAACGCCGCAAGGACGACCGCCCTGCGGAGATCCTCAGCGCCGCGCTCGACGCATTCGCCGAGAACGGCTTTGCCGAGACCAAACTTGCGGACGTGGCAAAACGCGCGGGCGTGGCGAAAGGCACGCTGTACCTGTATTTCGACAACAAGCAGGACCTGTTCGCCGCGGCCGTGCGCCACGGACTGTTGACCAACCTCGCGCCGATCGAACAGGCCGCCGCCAGCTTCGACGGCGGGCTCGCCGAGCTCACGACCATGCTGCTGTCGCGCGCCGCCGACCGCATGGGCGACCCGCGCCTGCCGGCGATCGTGCGCATGGTGATCGGCGAGAGCCGCGCGTTTCCGGAACTGGCCCGCATCTGGCACGCCGAGGCCATCGACCGGGTCATGTCCACCGTCGCCGGTATCATCGAGAAGGCCCAGGCGCGCGGCACGGCTCCCCCCGGCGATCCCAAGCTCTACGTGCTGTCGATCATGGGCCCGATGATGATGGCGATGCTGTTCCACCAGGTCTTCGGCAGCGACAGCGCGCACGCGCCAGACCTCGGCGCATTGGCCGAACAGCATGGGCGGCTGTTGCTGCACGGGATCGAGCCCAGAGCCGGCGAGGGATGA
- a CDS encoding FAD-dependent monooxygenase, whose translation MADILIVGAGPTGLNLALWLTRQGVSVRIVDKSTGPGETSRAMAVQARTLELYRQVGIADAVVAAGHRTPAMNLWARGKHRARIALLDSAAGISPYPFVLVYPQDQHERLLIAQLQALGVAVERETELLSFEDHGDRVAARLRLPDGSEQAADIRYLAACDGARSPVRHQLGIGFEGGTYKQVFYVADVELGGLQSMDEAHIALGDGDFILVLAYSNTGHYRLIGTVRDARADRAESLSFADVSQDAIRNLGVRIDKVNWFSTYRVHHRVADAFRRGRVFLLGDAAHVHSPVGGQGMNTGILDAINLSWKLADVLKGRAPDAVLDSYAAERQAFARTLVNTTDRAFTLVTAEGSVAGFIRTYVAPTLASLAYRLRNVSELMFRTVSQTMLHYRDSPLSAGKAGDVAGGDRLPWVQTADADNYAPLTQIGWQLHIYGSAPPGLQAWCDARGIALRVFAWCPEHRAAGFAQDAAYLVRPDGYVALAAADASLTALDAYRVAHGYSLH comes from the coding sequence ATGGCCGACATTCTGATCGTGGGCGCCGGCCCCACCGGGCTCAATCTGGCGTTGTGGCTGACCAGGCAGGGCGTGAGCGTGCGCATCGTCGACAAGAGCACCGGTCCGGGCGAGACCTCGCGCGCCATGGCGGTGCAGGCACGCACCCTCGAGCTGTACCGCCAGGTAGGCATCGCGGACGCGGTCGTCGCCGCCGGCCATCGCACCCCGGCGATGAATCTGTGGGCACGCGGCAAACACCGCGCGCGGATCGCGCTGCTGGATTCCGCGGCGGGCATCTCGCCCTACCCGTTCGTGCTGGTGTACCCACAGGACCAGCACGAGCGCCTGCTGATCGCACAGCTGCAAGCACTGGGCGTGGCCGTCGAGCGCGAGACCGAACTGCTCTCCTTCGAGGACCACGGCGATCGCGTCGCCGCGCGCCTGCGCCTGCCCGACGGCAGCGAACAGGCCGCAGACATCCGCTATCTGGCGGCCTGCGACGGTGCACGCTCGCCGGTGCGCCATCAGCTCGGCATCGGCTTCGAAGGCGGCACCTACAAGCAGGTGTTCTATGTCGCCGATGTCGAACTCGGCGGCCTGCAGTCGATGGACGAAGCGCATATCGCGCTGGGCGATGGCGACTTCATCCTCGTGCTGGCCTACAGCAACACCGGGCACTATCGGCTGATCGGCACCGTGCGCGACGCGCGCGCCGACCGGGCCGAGAGCCTGAGCTTCGCCGACGTCAGCCAGGACGCCATCCGCAATCTCGGCGTGCGCATCGACAAGGTCAACTGGTTCTCGACCTACCGCGTGCACCACCGCGTCGCCGACGCGTTCCGCCGCGGTCGCGTGTTCCTGCTCGGCGATGCCGCGCACGTCCACAGTCCGGTCGGCGGCCAGGGCATGAACACCGGCATCCTCGACGCCATCAACCTGTCCTGGAAGCTCGCCGACGTGCTCAAGGGCCGCGCGCCCGACGCCGTGCTCGACAGCTACGCCGCCGAGCGGCAGGCATTCGCGCGCACCCTGGTCAACACCACCGACCGCGCCTTCACCCTGGTCACCGCCGAAGGCAGCGTCGCCGGTTTCATCAGGACCTACGTCGCCCCGACCCTGGCCAGCCTGGCCTACCGGCTGCGCAACGTCAGCGAGCTGATGTTCCGCACCGTGTCGCAGACGATGCTGCACTACCGCGACAGCCCGCTGAGCGCCGGCAAGGCCGGCGACGTCGCCGGCGGCGATCGCCTGCCGTGGGTGCAAACCGCCGACGCCGACAACTACGCACCGTTGACGCAGATCGGCTGGCAGCTGCACATCTACGGCAGCGCGCCGCCCGGGCTGCAGGCATGGTGCGACGCCCGTGGCATCGCCCTGCGCGTCTTCGCCTGGTGCCCCGAACACCGCGCTGCCGGCTTTGCGCAGGACGCGGCCTATCTCGTGCGTCCCGACGGCTATGTCGCCCTCGCCGCTGCCGATGCGTCGCTCACGGCGCTGGATGCGTATCGTGTGGCCCACGGATACAGCCTGCACTGA
- a CDS encoding VOC family protein has product MTSKNTICLWFDGTALDAATFYAETFPDSAVTAVYRAPGDYPAGKQGDVLTVEFTVAGIPCLGLNGGPSVKHSEAFSFQVATDDQAETDRLWHAIVGNGGQENACGWCKDRWGLSWQITPRALTEAIADPDPAAAKRAFDAMMGMTRIDIAAIEAARRG; this is encoded by the coding sequence ATGACCAGCAAGAACACGATCTGCCTGTGGTTCGACGGCACCGCGCTCGACGCCGCGACGTTCTATGCCGAAACCTTTCCCGACAGCGCGGTGACGGCCGTGTACCGCGCACCCGGCGACTATCCCGCCGGCAAGCAGGGCGACGTGCTGACGGTCGAGTTCACTGTGGCAGGCATCCCCTGCCTCGGCCTCAACGGCGGCCCGTCGGTCAAGCACAGCGAGGCCTTCTCGTTCCAGGTGGCGACCGACGACCAGGCCGAGACCGACCGCCTGTGGCACGCGATCGTCGGCAACGGCGGCCAGGAAAACGCCTGCGGCTGGTGCAAGGACAGGTGGGGGCTGTCGTGGCAGATCACCCCGCGCGCGCTGACCGAGGCGATCGCCGATCCCGATCCGGCAGCGGCCAAACGCGCGTTCGACGCGATGATGGGCATGACCAGGATCGACATCGCCGCGATCGAGGCCGCGCGCCGCGGCTGA
- a CDS encoding diflavin oxidoreductase translates to MILQRFELEQVDPNYQLEVAETLTLKPEGLRIRARRRGDVALRRRSAVPSAPQKALAPATTPAAGSTPPGTPLLVLYGGNSGSCEAFAQRIGADAAAQGYAPLVAPLDDYAGRLPRDGAVVVAASSYEGQPPDNARRFLDWIEGLAAGDLAGVRYAVFGSGNRQWARTYQAIPKRLDAAFAAAGAARFKARGETDAGGDFFGGFDAWYAGLWPALGQALGKATTEQAAQTLEVDIVPSARLGALRLTELDQGRIVENRELVDMSAPFARSKRHIEIALPEGMRYRTGDYLAVLPRNSAAQVERVLRRFGLASDTHVVIGKRPGAASGLPSGYPVALADVLTDYVELAQPATRTQVAQLAAATRCPPDRDALQALAAEPAYAGEVLARKTSLLDLLERFPACELSLGAFLGALPAMRARQYSISSSPLRDPTQCSLTVAVLDAPALSGIGRRRGVASTHLASLGEGAPVAVAVRPSQASFHPPEDPATPIILVCAGSGIAPFHGFLQERAIQKAGGREVGEALLFFGIDHPDVDCLYKEELQRWQNMGVVDVRFAFSQAPQDGVTYVQHRMWEDRERVSALFQQGATVFVCGDGEHMAPAVCDTFVRIYRDSMGVSAEDANAWADRIEREHGRYVADIFS, encoded by the coding sequence ATGATCCTGCAACGGTTCGAACTGGAACAGGTCGATCCGAACTATCAACTCGAGGTGGCGGAAACGCTGACCTTGAAGCCGGAGGGCTTGCGCATCCGTGCGCGCCGGCGCGGCGACGTCGCACTGCGCCGGCGCAGCGCAGTGCCGTCCGCCCCGCAGAAAGCCCTGGCGCCGGCCACGACCCCGGCCGCGGGCAGCACGCCGCCGGGCACGCCGCTGCTGGTGCTGTACGGCGGCAATTCCGGCTCGTGCGAAGCGTTCGCGCAGCGGATCGGCGCCGACGCGGCGGCACAGGGCTATGCGCCGCTCGTGGCGCCGCTGGACGACTACGCCGGCCGCTTGCCGCGCGACGGCGCCGTGGTCGTGGCCGCCTCCTCCTACGAAGGCCAGCCGCCGGACAATGCGCGCCGCTTCCTCGACTGGATCGAAGGACTGGCCGCCGGCGATCTGGCCGGCGTGCGCTACGCCGTGTTCGGTTCCGGCAACCGGCAGTGGGCGCGCACCTACCAGGCGATCCCGAAGCGGCTGGATGCCGCATTCGCGGCGGCGGGCGCCGCACGTTTCAAGGCGCGCGGCGAAACCGACGCAGGCGGCGATTTCTTCGGCGGTTTCGATGCCTGGTACGCCGGACTGTGGCCCGCGCTCGGCCAGGCGCTGGGAAAAGCGACGACGGAGCAGGCCGCGCAGACGCTGGAGGTGGACATCGTCCCCTCCGCGCGGCTCGGCGCGCTGCGGCTGACCGAACTGGACCAGGGGCGCATCGTCGAAAATCGCGAGCTGGTCGACATGTCGGCGCCGTTCGCACGCTCCAAGCGCCACATCGAGATCGCCCTGCCCGAGGGCATGCGCTACCGCACCGGCGACTATCTCGCCGTGCTGCCGCGCAACTCCGCCGCGCAGGTCGAACGCGTGCTGCGGCGATTCGGCCTGGCCAGCGACACCCACGTGGTCATCGGCAAGCGGCCCGGCGCCGCATCCGGCCTGCCCAGCGGCTATCCGGTCGCCCTGGCCGACGTGCTGACCGACTACGTGGAACTGGCGCAACCGGCGACCCGCACGCAGGTGGCGCAACTGGCCGCGGCCACGCGCTGCCCGCCCGACCGCGACGCGCTGCAGGCGCTGGCGGCCGAACCGGCCTATGCCGGCGAGGTGCTCGCCAGGAAAACCAGCCTGCTCGACCTGCTGGAACGGTTCCCGGCCTGCGAACTGTCGCTGGGTGCCTTTCTCGGCGCGCTTCCCGCCATGCGCGCGCGGCAATACTCCATTTCCTCCTCGCCGTTGCGCGACCCGACGCAGTGTTCGCTGACCGTGGCCGTGCTCGATGCGCCGGCGCTATCGGGGATCGGGCGGCGGCGCGGCGTGGCCTCCACCCATTTGGCCAGCCTTGGCGAAGGCGCGCCGGTCGCGGTGGCGGTGCGGCCTTCGCAGGCGAGCTTCCACCCGCCGGAGGATCCGGCCACGCCGATCATCCTGGTCTGCGCCGGCAGCGGCATCGCGCCGTTCCATGGCTTCCTGCAGGAACGCGCGATCCAGAAGGCGGGCGGACGCGAGGTCGGCGAAGCCTTGTTGTTCTTCGGCATCGACCATCCCGACGTCGACTGCCTGTACAAGGAGGAATTGCAGCGCTGGCAGAACATGGGCGTGGTCGACGTCCGCTTCGCCTTCTCGCAAGCGCCACAGGACGGCGTGACCTACGTCCAGCACCGCATGTGGGAGGACCGCGAGCGGGTGTCGGCGCTGTTCCAGCAAGGCGCCACCGTGTTCGTGTGCGGCGACGGTGAGCACATGGCGCCCGCGGTATGCGACACCTTCGTGCGCATCTACCGCGACAGCATGGGCGTCAGCGCCGAGGACGCCAACGCCTGGGCCGACCGCATCGAACGCGAGCACGGCCGCTACGTCGCGGACATCTTCTCGTGA
- a CDS encoding TetR/AcrR family transcriptional regulator: MAARPPPRPRGRPPGKDQADGRQALLSAATGGFARYGFERADIRTIAAAAGVSPNLVRVHFGSKAELWNACVNQLAQDATPRLAAMAHLTHHDQRPLHERLTDAILIMAAFYEANPAVRDFVARVMSERPERAAVVAEQLLRPAYEAGHALILAGIEAGIVKATHPALFFVLLNSMLSQPPEFPQLLARLAPEIAPSQARARLVDTVLATLLHPPHRDAGPAPVATPRTSQEGTP, from the coding sequence ATGGCGGCAAGGCCACCCCCGCGACCCCGCGGCCGCCCACCAGGCAAGGACCAGGCCGACGGCCGCCAGGCGCTGCTGTCGGCGGCCACCGGCGGCTTCGCCCGCTACGGCTTCGAGCGGGCCGATATCCGCACCATCGCCGCCGCCGCAGGGGTAAGCCCGAACCTGGTGCGCGTGCATTTCGGCAGCAAGGCCGAACTGTGGAATGCCTGCGTGAACCAGCTTGCGCAGGACGCGACCCCGCGGCTCGCGGCCATGGCGCACCTGACCCACCACGACCAGCGCCCGCTGCACGAACGGCTGACGGACGCCATCCTGATCATGGCCGCGTTCTACGAGGCCAACCCAGCGGTACGCGACTTCGTCGCGCGCGTGATGTCGGAACGTCCCGAGCGCGCCGCCGTCGTCGCCGAGCAGTTGCTGCGACCGGCCTATGAGGCCGGCCATGCGCTGATCCTTGCCGGGATCGAGGCCGGCATCGTGAAGGCGACGCATCCGGCGCTGTTCTTCGTGCTGCTGAACAGCATGCTGAGCCAGCCGCCGGAATTCCCGCAATTGCTGGCGCGGCTGGCGCCGGAGATCGCGCCGAGCCAGGCCCGCGCGCGGCTGGTCGACACCGTCCTCGCCACCCTGCTGCATCCCCCGCACCGCGACGCCGGTCCCGCGCCGGTCGCCACGCCGCGCACTTCCCAGGAAGGCACCCCATGA
- a CDS encoding carbohydrate porin: MSRSVSFVPFLALAASATLSGSAIAADTEQWLDDHGIAPRFVWSNDYARNAAGGLSRGDRNAGGVVAGADLDLQRLFGIPGATLHATGAWYYGNSLSQRQIGNNVKVQGYWYQQQQAQLAQLTWEQAFADGRWQLVAGRMNTTWQFARSRYGCRFVGASDCPFQLSQADGGFVGFPYVNWGAKLRYKPAATYVSVGAFELNPQRKNNDGLDWSTADSSGVLGTLEVGYEPDPALGRGAPRYVAGVWYNSADYSALRHNRSGGLRGLVGGPARMYDGGRWGTYVMGERALYRPQGMAGKRMLVAFGNIAAPLDARQVYDLQVTAGLYYSGPFASRPGDGFGAVANYYRFSADQQGYMNDLLRKRGAAPDISRNETLFELNYSYRVAQLPLSLVPNVQYIVNPDILGNPAARRAPDNALVIGLRAMVNIGGLGTPK, translated from the coding sequence ATGTCCCGATCCGTGTCCTTCGTCCCGTTCCTCGCACTGGCCGCTTCGGCCACGCTTTCCGGCAGCGCCATCGCCGCCGACACCGAACAATGGCTGGACGACCACGGCATCGCGCCGCGTTTCGTCTGGTCCAACGACTATGCGCGCAACGCCGCCGGCGGCCTGTCGCGCGGCGATCGCAATGCCGGCGGCGTGGTCGCCGGCGCCGACCTGGATCTGCAGCGCCTGTTCGGCATCCCCGGCGCCACGCTGCACGCGACCGGCGCCTGGTACTACGGCAACAGCCTGTCGCAGCGCCAGATCGGCAACAACGTCAAGGTGCAGGGCTACTGGTACCAGCAGCAGCAGGCGCAACTGGCGCAGCTGACCTGGGAACAGGCGTTCGCCGATGGCCGCTGGCAGCTCGTCGCCGGGCGCATGAACACCACCTGGCAATTCGCGCGCAGCCGCTACGGCTGCCGCTTCGTCGGCGCATCCGATTGCCCGTTCCAGCTGAGCCAGGCCGACGGCGGCTTCGTCGGCTTTCCGTACGTCAACTGGGGCGCGAAGCTGCGCTACAAACCCGCCGCGACCTATGTGTCGGTGGGCGCGTTCGAACTCAATCCGCAACGCAAGAACAACGATGGCCTGGACTGGAGCACCGCCGACAGCAGCGGCGTGCTCGGCACCCTGGAGGTCGGCTACGAGCCCGACCCCGCGCTCGGCCGCGGCGCACCGCGCTACGTGGCCGGCGTCTGGTACAACTCGGCCGACTACAGCGCCCTGCGCCACAACCGGAGCGGCGGATTGCGCGGCCTGGTGGGCGGGCCGGCGCGCATGTACGACGGCGGTCGCTGGGGCACCTATGTGATGGGCGAACGCGCGCTCTACCGGCCGCAGGGCATGGCCGGCAAGCGCATGCTGGTCGCGTTCGGCAACATCGCCGCGCCGCTGGATGCGCGCCAGGTGTACGACCTGCAGGTCACCGCCGGCCTGTACTACAGCGGCCCGTTCGCATCGCGACCGGGCGACGGCTTCGGCGCCGTCGCGAACTACTACCGTTTCAGCGCCGACCAGCAGGGCTACATGAACGACCTGTTGCGCAAGCGCGGCGCGGCGCCGGACATCTCGCGCAACGAGACCCTGTTCGAGCTCAACTACAGCTACCGCGTCGCGCAGTTGCCGCTGTCCCTGGTCCCGAACGTCCAGTACATCGTCAATCCCGACATCCTGGGCAATCCCGCCGCGCGCCGCGCGCCGGACAATGCGCTGGTGATCGGCTTGCGGGCGATGGTCAACATCGGCGGGCTCGGCACGCCGAAGTGA